A single genomic interval of Rhododendron vialii isolate Sample 1 chromosome 3a, ASM3025357v1 harbors:
- the LOC131320082 gene encoding K(+) efflux antiporter 4 isoform X2, with the protein MRTALLSLLLLLDLFLCSLSLPSLDSNGSLAEFPNATALESNTSRSGSKEDSFADMIDRALEKEFTENDEQSQATDPGSFNNSVNEQQAVLETVARVKSKKNDTKEEKSFQLQDVFNLDSENRAEDMPTLIDRKDNVFIISNLKSKYPVLQLDLRLISDLVIVIVFATCGGIAFACAGQPVITGYLLAGSVIGPGGFNFVSELVQVETVAQFGVIFLLFALGLEFSTAKLRVVRAVAVLGGLLQIFLFMCLCGITASLCGGELSEGVFIGVFLSMSSTAVVLKFLMEKSSMSTVHGQITIGTLILQDCAVGLLFALLPVLGGTSGVLQGVISMTKSLVVLIAFLAILSILSRTCVPWFLKLMISLSSQTNELYQLAAVAFCLVVAWCSDKLGLSLELGSFAAGVMISTTEFAQHTLEQVEPIRNLFAALFLASIGMLIHVHFLWNHIDILLAAVILVIIIKTVVVATVVKGFRYNNKTSLLVGMSLAQIGEFAFVLLSRASNVHLVEGKLYLLLLGTTALSLVTTPLLFKLIPAVVHLGVLLRWFSPDIPIEIGFKGDILRADSTKRLNLMMPTTAKEFD; encoded by the exons ATGCGTACAGCTCTCCTCtcgctcctcctcctcctcgatCTCTtcctctgctctctctctctaccctctcTCGACTCGAACGGCTCGCTGGCGGAGTTTCCCAATGCCACGGCCTTGGAATCGAACACCTCGCGATCGGGATCTAAGGAGGACAGCTTCGCCGACATGATCGATCGGGCACTGGAGAAGGAGTTCACCGAGAATGACGAGCAGTCTCAAg CCACTGATCCTGGGAGCTTTAATAACAGTGTTAATGAACAGCAG GCAGTTTTGGAAACTGTTGCTAGAGTTAAGTCcaagaaaaatgacaccaaggAGGAGAA GTCATTTCAGCTTCAGGATGTTTTCAATTTGGACAGTGAGAATCGAGCAGAAGATATGCCAACATTGATAGATCGAAAG GATAACGTGTTTATCATATCAAATCTCAAGTCAAAGTATCCTGTGCTACAGTTGGACttaag GTTGATCTCGGACCTTGTTATCGTCATAGTATTTGCAACATGTGGTGGCATTGCGTTTGCTTGTGCTGGACAACCG GTTATTACTGGATATTTGCTAGCAGGATCTGTAATTGGACCTGGAGGGTTTAATTTTGTTAGTGAACTGGTGCAA GTTGAAACAGTAGCTCAATTTGGtgtaatttttcttctttttgctttGGGCCTGGAGTTCTCCACTGCGAAG CTTCGCGTTGTTCGAGCAGTTGCTGTTTTAGGAGGCTTGCTCCAGATATTCCTATTTATGTGCTTGTGTGGAATAACAGCCTCG CTATGCGGTGGTGAATTGTCTGAGGGAGTATTTATCGGTGTATTCTTGTCTATGTCATCAACAGCTGTT gttttgaagtttttgatggAAAAAAGTAGTATGAGTACCGTCCATGGACAGATAACAATTGGTACCCTTATCTTGCAG GACTGCGCTGTTGGCTTGCTGTTTGCTTTGCTTCCAGTTCTTGGTGGTACTTCTGGTGTTCTTCAAGGAGTCATATCCATGACAAAATC GCTGGTGGTTTTGATTGCATTTTTGGCCATTTTATCAATACTCTCTCGGACTTGTGTACCTTGGTTTTTGAAGCTGATGATTAGCCTATCATCGCAG ACTAATGAACTTTATCAATTGGCGGCAGTGGCTTTCTGCTTGGTAGTTGCCTGG TGTAGCGATAAGCTGGGTCTAAGTCTTGAACTGGGCTCCTTTGCTGCTGGAGTAATGATATCAACTACTGAATTTGCTCAACATACGCTTGAACAG gtTGAGCCAATTCGCAATTTATTTGCCGCGCTGTTCCTTGCCAGCATTGGGATGCTTATACACGTTCACTTCCTTTGGAATCACATTGACATTTTACTAGCGGCTGTTATATTGGTGATCATCATAAAAACTGTTGTGGTTGCCACAGTGGTCAAGGGATTCAGATACAATAACAAGACTTCACTGCTG GTTGGAATGTCTCTGGCGCAAATTGGGGAATTTGCTTTTGTTCTCTTAAGTCGTGCTTCTAATGTTCATCTAGTCGAG GGTAAGTTGTATCTGCTGCTGCTGGGGACAACAGCTCTCAGCCTG GTGACTACCCCATTGCTTTTCAAGTTGATTCCTGCTGTTGTACATCTTGGAGTGCTGTTGCGGTGGTTCTCCCCCGATATTCCAATAGAG ATTGGTTTTAAAGGAGACATCCTGCGCGCAGACAGTACTAAGCGTCTAAATTTGATG ATGCCTACAACTGCGAAGGAATTTGACTGA
- the LOC131320082 gene encoding K(+) efflux antiporter 4 isoform X1 → MRTALLSLLLLLDLFLCSLSLPSLDSNGSLAEFPNATALESNTSRSGSKEDSFADMIDRALEKEFTENDEQSQATDPGSFNNSVNEQQAVLETVARVKSKKNDTKEEKSFQLQDVFNLDSENRAEDMPTLIDRKDNVFIISNLKSKYPVLQLDLRLISDLVIVIVFATCGGIAFACAGQPVITGYLLAGSVIGPGGFNFVSELVQVETVAQFGVIFLLFALGLEFSTAKLRVVRAVAVLGGLLQIFLFMCLCGITASLCGGELSEGVFIGVFLSMSSTAVVLKFLMEKSSMSTVHGQITIGTLILQDCAVGLLFALLPVLGGTSGVLQGVISMTKSLVVLIAFLAILSILSRTCVPWFLKLMISLSSQTNELYQLAAVAFCLVVAWCSDKLGLSLELGSFAAGVMISTTEFAQHTLEQVEPIRNLFAALFLASIGMLIHVHFLWNHIDILLAAVILVIIIKTVVVATVVKGFRYNNKTSLLVGMSLAQIGEFAFVLLSRASNVHLVEGKLYLLLLGTTALSLVTTPLLFKLIPAVVHLGVLLRWFSPDIPIEIGFKGDILRADSTKRLNLMVPTTAKEFD, encoded by the exons ATGCGTACAGCTCTCCTCtcgctcctcctcctcctcgatCTCTtcctctgctctctctctctaccctctcTCGACTCGAACGGCTCGCTGGCGGAGTTTCCCAATGCCACGGCCTTGGAATCGAACACCTCGCGATCGGGATCTAAGGAGGACAGCTTCGCCGACATGATCGATCGGGCACTGGAGAAGGAGTTCACCGAGAATGACGAGCAGTCTCAAg CCACTGATCCTGGGAGCTTTAATAACAGTGTTAATGAACAGCAG GCAGTTTTGGAAACTGTTGCTAGAGTTAAGTCcaagaaaaatgacaccaaggAGGAGAA GTCATTTCAGCTTCAGGATGTTTTCAATTTGGACAGTGAGAATCGAGCAGAAGATATGCCAACATTGATAGATCGAAAG GATAACGTGTTTATCATATCAAATCTCAAGTCAAAGTATCCTGTGCTACAGTTGGACttaag GTTGATCTCGGACCTTGTTATCGTCATAGTATTTGCAACATGTGGTGGCATTGCGTTTGCTTGTGCTGGACAACCG GTTATTACTGGATATTTGCTAGCAGGATCTGTAATTGGACCTGGAGGGTTTAATTTTGTTAGTGAACTGGTGCAA GTTGAAACAGTAGCTCAATTTGGtgtaatttttcttctttttgctttGGGCCTGGAGTTCTCCACTGCGAAG CTTCGCGTTGTTCGAGCAGTTGCTGTTTTAGGAGGCTTGCTCCAGATATTCCTATTTATGTGCTTGTGTGGAATAACAGCCTCG CTATGCGGTGGTGAATTGTCTGAGGGAGTATTTATCGGTGTATTCTTGTCTATGTCATCAACAGCTGTT gttttgaagtttttgatggAAAAAAGTAGTATGAGTACCGTCCATGGACAGATAACAATTGGTACCCTTATCTTGCAG GACTGCGCTGTTGGCTTGCTGTTTGCTTTGCTTCCAGTTCTTGGTGGTACTTCTGGTGTTCTTCAAGGAGTCATATCCATGACAAAATC GCTGGTGGTTTTGATTGCATTTTTGGCCATTTTATCAATACTCTCTCGGACTTGTGTACCTTGGTTTTTGAAGCTGATGATTAGCCTATCATCGCAG ACTAATGAACTTTATCAATTGGCGGCAGTGGCTTTCTGCTTGGTAGTTGCCTGG TGTAGCGATAAGCTGGGTCTAAGTCTTGAACTGGGCTCCTTTGCTGCTGGAGTAATGATATCAACTACTGAATTTGCTCAACATACGCTTGAACAG gtTGAGCCAATTCGCAATTTATTTGCCGCGCTGTTCCTTGCCAGCATTGGGATGCTTATACACGTTCACTTCCTTTGGAATCACATTGACATTTTACTAGCGGCTGTTATATTGGTGATCATCATAAAAACTGTTGTGGTTGCCACAGTGGTCAAGGGATTCAGATACAATAACAAGACTTCACTGCTG GTTGGAATGTCTCTGGCGCAAATTGGGGAATTTGCTTTTGTTCTCTTAAGTCGTGCTTCTAATGTTCATCTAGTCGAG GGTAAGTTGTATCTGCTGCTGCTGGGGACAACAGCTCTCAGCCTG GTGACTACCCCATTGCTTTTCAAGTTGATTCCTGCTGTTGTACATCTTGGAGTGCTGTTGCGGTGGTTCTCCCCCGATATTCCAATAGAG ATTGGTTTTAAAGGAGACATCCTGCGCGCAGACAGTACTAAGCGTCTAAATTTGATG GTGCCTACAACTGCAAAGGAATTTGACTGA
- the LOC131320083 gene encoding protein EFFECTOR OF TRANSCRIPTION 2-like isoform X2, with translation MECQVACLSSDRLKREEGLHPKHDSLFSDWKVLVGPSDWEDHSLGKEGAERYRFDNLPNCSSCPGLYELGRIVVPRAHSGRKNGNLDSHLIDPVYLGQTDNVRTRLQCYGRDGAHLDGLFSEAFSNGYSIVFRWAPMKNKAEAEKTETRLLETYDYAWNKGNNGVRRRGDVLQQLDGSTSSSIVQKVPLSKAKKLSSLDQKKIDVKTDTCKPLSWEDGSRIYTDWGSNDLLPEIFKFGRSQPRLVTPSLGFNDDHSNICGVALGHGSVCTRPPVGGRKRCDEHKGMKINDFASKKLLTEGESLVNSSPNCGITLDNGSVCRKPPVQGRKRCEDHKGRKITGSLSSESVTNGKTQHDVYGPVLEAPKSIKPQSPVYSETSVTNAKLDTICGADLDNGTFCTERPVVGRKRCEEHKWMRANESKLSSVFDSPYGNSTRQSVPYRSVVEEDYSSTCGATLVDGSACRRPPAEGLKRCWQHKGMRGNTGRTHSFTPSYDTGGISSDICGASTLNGSICHRTPASGKMRCWQHKGK, from the exons atggagTGTCAGGTAGCGTGCTTGAGCAGCGACAGGTTGAAGAGAGAAGAAGGTTTACACCCCAAACACGACTCTCTTTTCTCCGACtggaag GTTCTCGTCGGGCCTTCTGATTGGGAAGACCACTCCCTGGGGAAAGAAGGAGCAGAGAGATACAGGTTTGACAATCTCCCGAACTGTTCTTCATGTCCAGGGCTTTATGAGCTTGGCCGCATAGTTGTACCACGAGCTCATTCAGGACGTAAGAACGGAAATCTTGATTCACACCTCATAGATCCCGTTTACCTTGGACAAACTGACAATGTTAGGACTAGACTGCAGTGTTATGGCCGCGATGGCGCTCATTTAG ATGGACTGTTTTCGGAGGCCTTTTCCAACGGCTACTCCATCGTGTTTAGATGGGCTCCT ATGAAAAATAAGGCGGAGGCTGAAAAAACAGAAACTCGACTGCTTGAAACCTATGATTATGCATGGAACAAAGGCAATAATGGTGTTCGTCGCCGTGGAGATGTTCTCCAACAACTTGACGGAAGTACTTCAAGCAGTATCGTGCAGAAAGTTCCATTGTCTAAGGCCAAAAAGCTCTCCAGTTTAGATCAGAAGAAAATTGACGTAAAAACTGACACTTGCAAGCCACTTTCATGGGAAGATGGTTCCAGAATATATACCGATTGGGGGAGCAACGATCTCCTTcctgaaattttcaaatttggaagATCACAGCCTAGACTTGTTACACCTAGTTTAGGTTTCAATGACGACCATTCAAATATTTGCGGGGTGGCCTTAGGTCATGGATCTGTCTGTACAAGGCCACCTGTTGGGGGGAGGAAACGGTGCGATGAACATAAAGGGATGAAAATTAATGACTTCGCCTCAAAAAAGTTGTTGACGGAAGGAGAATCACTTGTTAACTCCTCTCCTAATTGCGGAATCACCTTGGATAATGGCAGTGTGTGTAGAAAACCACCAGTCCAAGGCAGGAAACGATGTGAAGAtcacaaaggaagaaaaatcACAGGATCCCTTTCTTCGGAATCAGTAACCAATGGGAAAACTCAACATGATGTTTATGGTCCAGTTTTGGAAGCCCCTAAATCAATTAAACCACAGTCTCCTGTTTACTCTGAGACGTCCGTTACCAATGCTAAGTTAGACACTATTTGTGGGGCGGATTTAGACAATGGAACTTTCTGCACTGAGCGGCCTGTGGTAGGAAGAAAGAGGTGTGAGGAACACAAATGGATGAGGGCTAATGAGTCCAAGTTATCCAGTGTGTTTGATAGTCCATATGGTAATTCGACTCGTCAATCAGTCCCATATAGAAGTGTTGTCGAAGAAGATTATTCTTCTACTTGTGGAGCTACCTTGGTTGATGGTTCCGCTTGCAGAAGGCCGCCAGCTGAAGGTCTAAAAAGATGTTGGCAGCATAAAGGCATGCGGGGCAATACCGGAAGGACTCATAGTTTCACTCCTTCGTATGACACTGGAGGAATTTCATCAGATATATGCGGAGCTAGCACACTGAATGGGTCCATCTGCCATAGAACGCCTGCCAGTGGAAAGATGAGGTGTTGGCAGCACAAGGGGAAATGA
- the LOC131320083 gene encoding protein EFFECTOR OF TRANSCRIPTION 2-like isoform X3, with product MECQVACLSSDRLKREEGLHPKHDSLFSDWKVLVGPSDWEDHSLGKEGAERYRFDNLPNCSSCPGLYELGRIVVPRAHSGRKNGNLDSHLIDPVYLGQTDNVRTRLQCYGRDGAHLENGNSNGQVNDYPQQGHGLFSEAFSNGYSIVFRWAPMKNKAEAEKTETRLLETYDYAWNKGNNGVRRRGDVLQQLDGSTSSSIVQKVSWEDGSRIYTDWGSNDLLPEIFKFGRSQPRLVTPSLGFNDDHSNICGVALGHGSVCTRPPVGGRKRCDEHKGMKINDFASKKLLTEGESLVNSSPNCGITLDNGSVCRKPPVQGRKRCEDHKGRKITGSLSSESVTNGKTQHDVYGPVLEAPKSIKPQSPVYSETSVTNAKLDTICGADLDNGTFCTERPVVGRKRCEEHKWMRANESKLSSVFDSPYGNSTRQSVPYRSVVEEDYSSTCGATLVDGSACRRPPAEGLKRCWQHKGMRGNTGRTHSFTPSYDTGGISSDICGASTLNGSICHRTPASGKMRCWQHKGK from the exons atggagTGTCAGGTAGCGTGCTTGAGCAGCGACAGGTTGAAGAGAGAAGAAGGTTTACACCCCAAACACGACTCTCTTTTCTCCGACtggaag GTTCTCGTCGGGCCTTCTGATTGGGAAGACCACTCCCTGGGGAAAGAAGGAGCAGAGAGATACAGGTTTGACAATCTCCCGAACTGTTCTTCATGTCCAGGGCTTTATGAGCTTGGCCGCATAGTTGTACCACGAGCTCATTCAGGACGTAAGAACGGAAATCTTGATTCACACCTCATAGATCCCGTTTACCTTGGACAAACTGACAATGTTAGGACTAGACTGCAGTGTTATGGCCGCGATGGCGCTCATTTAGAGAATGGCAACTCCAATGGTCAGGTGAATGATTATCCCCAACAAGGGCATGGACTGTTTTCGGAGGCCTTTTCCAACGGCTACTCCATCGTGTTTAGATGGGCTCCT ATGAAAAATAAGGCGGAGGCTGAAAAAACAGAAACTCGACTGCTTGAAACCTATGATTATGCATGGAACAAAGGCAATAATGGTGTTCGTCGCCGTGGAGATGTTCTCCAACAACTTGACGGAAGTACTTCAAGCAGTATCGTGCAGAAAG TTTCATGGGAAGATGGTTCCAGAATATATACCGATTGGGGGAGCAACGATCTCCTTcctgaaattttcaaatttggaagATCACAGCCTAGACTTGTTACACCTAGTTTAGGTTTCAATGACGACCATTCAAATATTTGCGGGGTGGCCTTAGGTCATGGATCTGTCTGTACAAGGCCACCTGTTGGGGGGAGGAAACGGTGCGATGAACATAAAGGGATGAAAATTAATGACTTCGCCTCAAAAAAGTTGTTGACGGAAGGAGAATCACTTGTTAACTCCTCTCCTAATTGCGGAATCACCTTGGATAATGGCAGTGTGTGTAGAAAACCACCAGTCCAAGGCAGGAAACGATGTGAAGAtcacaaaggaagaaaaatcACAGGATCCCTTTCTTCGGAATCAGTAACCAATGGGAAAACTCAACATGATGTTTATGGTCCAGTTTTGGAAGCCCCTAAATCAATTAAACCACAGTCTCCTGTTTACTCTGAGACGTCCGTTACCAATGCTAAGTTAGACACTATTTGTGGGGCGGATTTAGACAATGGAACTTTCTGCACTGAGCGGCCTGTGGTAGGAAGAAAGAGGTGTGAGGAACACAAATGGATGAGGGCTAATGAGTCCAAGTTATCCAGTGTGTTTGATAGTCCATATGGTAATTCGACTCGTCAATCAGTCCCATATAGAAGTGTTGTCGAAGAAGATTATTCTTCTACTTGTGGAGCTACCTTGGTTGATGGTTCCGCTTGCAGAAGGCCGCCAGCTGAAGGTCTAAAAAGATGTTGGCAGCATAAAGGCATGCGGGGCAATACCGGAAGGACTCATAGTTTCACTCCTTCGTATGACACTGGAGGAATTTCATCAGATATATGCGGAGCTAGCACACTGAATGGGTCCATCTGCCATAGAACGCCTGCCAGTGGAAAGATGAGGTGTTGGCAGCACAAGGGGAAATGA
- the LOC131320083 gene encoding protein EFFECTOR OF TRANSCRIPTION 2-like isoform X1: MECQVACLSSDRLKREEGLHPKHDSLFSDWKVLVGPSDWEDHSLGKEGAERYRFDNLPNCSSCPGLYELGRIVVPRAHSGRKNGNLDSHLIDPVYLGQTDNVRTRLQCYGRDGAHLENGNSNGQVNDYPQQGHGLFSEAFSNGYSIVFRWAPMKNKAEAEKTETRLLETYDYAWNKGNNGVRRRGDVLQQLDGSTSSSIVQKVPLSKAKKLSSLDQKKIDVKTDTCKPLSWEDGSRIYTDWGSNDLLPEIFKFGRSQPRLVTPSLGFNDDHSNICGVALGHGSVCTRPPVGGRKRCDEHKGMKINDFASKKLLTEGESLVNSSPNCGITLDNGSVCRKPPVQGRKRCEDHKGRKITGSLSSESVTNGKTQHDVYGPVLEAPKSIKPQSPVYSETSVTNAKLDTICGADLDNGTFCTERPVVGRKRCEEHKWMRANESKLSSVFDSPYGNSTRQSVPYRSVVEEDYSSTCGATLVDGSACRRPPAEGLKRCWQHKGMRGNTGRTHSFTPSYDTGGISSDICGASTLNGSICHRTPASGKMRCWQHKGK, encoded by the exons atggagTGTCAGGTAGCGTGCTTGAGCAGCGACAGGTTGAAGAGAGAAGAAGGTTTACACCCCAAACACGACTCTCTTTTCTCCGACtggaag GTTCTCGTCGGGCCTTCTGATTGGGAAGACCACTCCCTGGGGAAAGAAGGAGCAGAGAGATACAGGTTTGACAATCTCCCGAACTGTTCTTCATGTCCAGGGCTTTATGAGCTTGGCCGCATAGTTGTACCACGAGCTCATTCAGGACGTAAGAACGGAAATCTTGATTCACACCTCATAGATCCCGTTTACCTTGGACAAACTGACAATGTTAGGACTAGACTGCAGTGTTATGGCCGCGATGGCGCTCATTTAGAGAATGGCAACTCCAATGGTCAGGTGAATGATTATCCCCAACAAGGGCATGGACTGTTTTCGGAGGCCTTTTCCAACGGCTACTCCATCGTGTTTAGATGGGCTCCT ATGAAAAATAAGGCGGAGGCTGAAAAAACAGAAACTCGACTGCTTGAAACCTATGATTATGCATGGAACAAAGGCAATAATGGTGTTCGTCGCCGTGGAGATGTTCTCCAACAACTTGACGGAAGTACTTCAAGCAGTATCGTGCAGAAAGTTCCATTGTCTAAGGCCAAAAAGCTCTCCAGTTTAGATCAGAAGAAAATTGACGTAAAAACTGACACTTGCAAGCCACTTTCATGGGAAGATGGTTCCAGAATATATACCGATTGGGGGAGCAACGATCTCCTTcctgaaattttcaaatttggaagATCACAGCCTAGACTTGTTACACCTAGTTTAGGTTTCAATGACGACCATTCAAATATTTGCGGGGTGGCCTTAGGTCATGGATCTGTCTGTACAAGGCCACCTGTTGGGGGGAGGAAACGGTGCGATGAACATAAAGGGATGAAAATTAATGACTTCGCCTCAAAAAAGTTGTTGACGGAAGGAGAATCACTTGTTAACTCCTCTCCTAATTGCGGAATCACCTTGGATAATGGCAGTGTGTGTAGAAAACCACCAGTCCAAGGCAGGAAACGATGTGAAGAtcacaaaggaagaaaaatcACAGGATCCCTTTCTTCGGAATCAGTAACCAATGGGAAAACTCAACATGATGTTTATGGTCCAGTTTTGGAAGCCCCTAAATCAATTAAACCACAGTCTCCTGTTTACTCTGAGACGTCCGTTACCAATGCTAAGTTAGACACTATTTGTGGGGCGGATTTAGACAATGGAACTTTCTGCACTGAGCGGCCTGTGGTAGGAAGAAAGAGGTGTGAGGAACACAAATGGATGAGGGCTAATGAGTCCAAGTTATCCAGTGTGTTTGATAGTCCATATGGTAATTCGACTCGTCAATCAGTCCCATATAGAAGTGTTGTCGAAGAAGATTATTCTTCTACTTGTGGAGCTACCTTGGTTGATGGTTCCGCTTGCAGAAGGCCGCCAGCTGAAGGTCTAAAAAGATGTTGGCAGCATAAAGGCATGCGGGGCAATACCGGAAGGACTCATAGTTTCACTCCTTCGTATGACACTGGAGGAATTTCATCAGATATATGCGGAGCTAGCACACTGAATGGGTCCATCTGCCATAGAACGCCTGCCAGTGGAAAGATGAGGTGTTGGCAGCACAAGGGGAAATGA
- the LOC131320086 gene encoding uncharacterized protein LOC131320086 — protein MCFLRAVLLLWASRVFYAVLQEKNACKFFVWVGPPTCPRGLNYGRHLQEKIKELQEKEEKLERLNEVMEKGLEKMMKKMDKLWRINNELKKKNEVMWKCNVLGMVVIGVLLVVWLANWKRT, from the exons ATGTGTTTTCTG CGGGCTGTGCTTCTGCTTTGGGCTTCGAGGGTCTTCTACGCTGTGCTTCAG GAGAAGAATGCATGCAAATTTTTCGTATGGGTTGGTCCTCCTACTTGCCCTAGAGGACTAAACTATGGTAGAcacttgcaagaaaaaatcaaagagcTGCAAGAGAAGGAAGAGAAGCTGGAGAGGCTCAATGAAGTTATGGAAAAGGGCCTGGAAAAAATGATGAAGAAGATGGACAAGTTGTGGAGAATTAACAatgaattgaagaagaaaaatgaagtgaTGTGGAAATGCAATGTGCTGGGCATGGTAGTTATAGGTGTACTTTTGGTAGTTTGGTTGGCTAATTGGAAACGCACCTAG
- the LOC131320085 gene encoding protein EFFECTOR OF TRANSCRIPTION 2-like isoform X1 has translation MPFNCEREEMECQVVLLKREDCFHPKHDSLFYDWKVLVGPSDWEDHSLWKGAERYRVHNLPNCYSCPGLYELGIVISGAHSGSKIGNLDPVPFYLGQTGNVRSRLQCYGREGAHLENGNFNGQVNDYVPQQGHGAFSEAFSRGYTIVYRWAPMKNKEEAEKAETRLLNTYDYALNKGNNGVRRLEEVFQKLQGSTSSGVQFLTLANNWMRANECQPMDLIHWLQQCPFSNLKLSSVFDTPYGNSTHQSVHTPYGNSTHQSHQSVHTPYGNLTHQSVPYRRIKKKSVPAEQKRKKK, from the exons ATGCCTTTCAAttgtgagagagaggaaatggagTGTCAGGTAGTGTTGTTGAAGAGAGAAGACTGTTTCCACCCCAAACACGACTCTCTTTTCTACGACtggaag GTTCTCGTCGGGCCTTCTGATTGGGAAGACCACTCCCTGTGGAAAGGAGCAGAGAGATACAGGGTTCACAATCTCCCGAACTGTTATTCATGTCCAGGGCTTTATGAGCTTGGCATAGTTATATCAGGAGCTCATTCAGGAAGCAAGATCGGAAATCTTGATCCAGTTCCCTTTTACCTTGGACAAACTGGCAATGTTAGGAGTAGACTGCAGTGTTATGGCCGCGAAGGCGCTCATTTAGAAAATGGCAACTTCAATGGTCAGGTGAATGATTATGTACCCCAACAAGGGCATGGAGCGTTTTCGGAGGCCTTCTCCAGGGGCTACACCATCGTGTATAGATGGGCTCCT ATGAAAAATAAGGAGGAGGCTGAAAAGGCAGAAACTCGACTGCTTAACACCTATGATTATGCATTGAACAAAGGCAACAATGGTGTTCGTCGCCTTGAAGAAGTTTTCCAAAAACTTCAGGGAAGTACTTCAAGCGGTGTCCAATTCCTCACACTGGCCAACAACTGGATGAGGGCTAATGAGTGCCAGCCGATGGATCTCATCCATTGGCTACAGCAATGTCCCTTCAGTAATCTCAAGTTATCCAGTGTGTTTGATACTCCATACGGTAATTCAACTCATCAATCAGTCCATACTCCATACGGTAATTCGACTCATCAATCTCATCAATCAGTCCATACTCCATATGGTAATTTGACTCATCAATCAGTCCCATAtaggcggatcaaaaaaaaatcagtcccagccgagcaaaaaagaaaaaagaaatga
- the LOC131320085 gene encoding protein EFFECTOR OF TRANSCRIPTION 2-like isoform X2, with translation MPFNCEREEMECQVVLLKREDCFHPKHDSLFYDWKVLVGPSDWEDHSLWKGAERYRVHNLPNCYSCPGLYELGIVISGAHSGSKIGNLDPVPFYLGQTGNVRSRLQCYGREGAHLENGNFNGQVNDYVPQQGHGAFSEAFSRGYTIVYRWAPKISKNGRYRFENDSNYISYS, from the exons ATGCCTTTCAAttgtgagagagaggaaatggagTGTCAGGTAGTGTTGTTGAAGAGAGAAGACTGTTTCCACCCCAAACACGACTCTCTTTTCTACGACtggaag GTTCTCGTCGGGCCTTCTGATTGGGAAGACCACTCCCTGTGGAAAGGAGCAGAGAGATACAGGGTTCACAATCTCCCGAACTGTTATTCATGTCCAGGGCTTTATGAGCTTGGCATAGTTATATCAGGAGCTCATTCAGGAAGCAAGATCGGAAATCTTGATCCAGTTCCCTTTTACCTTGGACAAACTGGCAATGTTAGGAGTAGACTGCAGTGTTATGGCCGCGAAGGCGCTCATTTAGAAAATGGCAACTTCAATGGTCAGGTGAATGATTATGTACCCCAACAAGGGCATGGAGCGTTTTCGGAGGCCTTCTCCAGGGGCTACACCATCGTGTATAGATGGGCTCCT aagaTAAGCAAAAACGGTCGATACAGGTTTGAAAACGACAGCAATTACATCTCTTATTCTTAG